The Thermodesulfobacteriota bacterium genome includes the window ACCCTAACTCCGTCAGATTCCTCGGGTACATCGTAAACTCTTTTTAATTTTATTTTCATCAGATGTGCTAAATATAATATAGATCTGTATTTGGGTAATCAAAAACTTAATAGGAAATATAGACGTAACTTTAATCTTCTACTAGAACGTAGATGTCATCGCCATCAACTTTAAGCTTAAAGGTCTCTATCCGATCTACAGCAGGCAGGCATAGCGCTTCACCACTTTCTACATCAAACTCAGCTCCATGATATGCACATGTTATAGTCTTGCCGTCTAAAATGCCGTCTGATAATGGAAGGGTCTCATGCGAGCATTCATCAATAAATGCAAAGTACTCACCGTCTGAATTGCATATAGCAATTGCTAGATTGCCAACAATTACAGATTTAACTTCACCAGGATTTATTTCAGATGTTTTAGCTACTTTTTCAAATTCAGCCATTTGTAATCCGTTTATGCAGCCTGTTCTTGTTTTCTTAAGCTAAACCAGTTTGTAACTAAATTAGCGCAGTATTCTTTCACAGGTTCAACACTCATGCTTTCAAAAGTCTCATTTGTAAATGCATTCATGATGATATCTCTAGATGCATCTTTGGAAATACCCCTTGATCGCAAATAGAATAGGGCGTTCTCATCAATTTGCCCGATTGTGGCTCCGTGGGTGCATTTTACGTCGTCTGCATAAATTTCAAGCTGCGGCTTTGTGTCGATCTGAGCATTGTCAGATAAAAGAAGGTTTCTATTGGTCTGTTTTGCGTCAGTTTTCTGAGCATCTTCATGCACTATGATACGGCCGTGGAACACCCCTCTTGAGCGTCCGTCTAAAACGCCGTTATATAGCTGACGACTATCACAATGGGGGCTAGCGTGCTCTACTTTCATGTAGTTGTCCATGTGCTGACGGTTAGTGGACATAAATAGTCCATTGATTAATGAATCACAGCCCTCGCCAGCGAGAACGGGATGAACATTATTTCTAACCAGTGATCCGCCCATGAGAATAGAGTGAGATTTAATGTTGCTGCTTCTTGCTTGCTGGACCCGCAGGGTT containing:
- a CDS encoding non-heme iron oxygenase ferredoxin subunit encodes the protein MAEFEKVAKTSEINPGEVKSVIVGNLAIAICNSDGEYFAFIDECSHETLPLSDGILDGKTITCAYHGAEFDVESGEALCLPAVDRIETFKLKVDGDDIYVLVED